One window of Triticum dicoccoides isolate Atlit2015 ecotype Zavitan chromosome 5A, WEW_v2.0, whole genome shotgun sequence genomic DNA carries:
- the LOC119302514 gene encoding 3-ketoacyl-CoA synthase 4-like: MAMDMAHTDHLVAAYHGLLAAAGLLLCVLAEALLFALRRSFTLYLVPVSAMLLLGRYRRRAAGGAVGLVDFSCLKPPRRLRLPLDALLEHLELGGFFDRGSIEFMTKAIRSSGMGNETYLPPALHFLPPASTHAHAIREAHMLFFPALDDLFRKTSVPPSAVGAVVVNCSGFCPAPSLAAIIADHYRMRADVKIFNLSGMGCSAGSIGVDVAAGLLRAHALTYAVVVSAEILTVGWYCGKDHGKLLLNCNFRTGCSAALLTNSTAVPVKYRLVNVTRTNTTANDRSYRAGYREEDDEGITGFTLGQGVGRMVSELLRAHLLTLSLSILPWREKARFAAALLLSMRQRGQDKLAGSSSGASASMPNFRAASDHFCLPSSGKPMILRLGKGLGLGEREMEAALMTFHRFGNQSAASLWYQMAYLEAKARVRKGDTVWHLGIGSGLKANSLVWERVAVADDVAAGGLDALGPWMECIHQYPQWEE, encoded by the coding sequence ATGGCCATGGACATGGCGCACACGGACCACCTCGTGGCGGCCTAccacggcctcctcgccgccgcggGCCTCCTCCTCTGCGTCCTCGCCGAGGCCCTCCTCTTCGCGCTGCGGCGGAGCTTCACGCTCTACCTCGTCCCGGTCTCCGCGATGCTGCTCCTCGGCCGCTACCGCCGCCGCGCCGCGGGGGGCGCGGTCGGGCTCGTCGACTTCTCCTGCCTCAAGCCGCCTCGCCGGCTGCGGCTCCCCTTGGACGCCCTGCTGGAGCACCTGGAGCTCGGCGGCTTCTTCGATCGCGGCAGCATCGAGTTCATGACCAAGGCCATCCGCTCCAGCGGCATGGGCAACGAGACCTACCTCCCGCCCGCGCTGCACTTCCTCCCGCCGGCGTCCACGCACGCCCACGCCATCCGGGAGGCGCACATGCTCTTCTTCCCCGCCCTCGACGACCTCTTTAGAAAGACCAGCGTGCCGCCGTCCGCCGTCGGCGCTGTCGTCGTCAACTGCAGCGGCTTCTGCCCGGCGCCCTCGCTCGCCGCTATCATCGCCGACCACTACCGGATGCGCGCCGACGTCAAGATCTTCAACCTCTCAGGCATGGGCTGCAGCGCCGGCTCCATCGGCGTCGACGTCGCGGCCGGCCTCCTACGGGCGCACGCCTTGACGTACGCCGTGGTGGTCAGCGCCGAGATCCTCACGGTGGGATGGTACTGCGGCAAGGACCACGGGAAGCTCCTCCTCAACTGCAACTTCCGCACCGGCTGCTCCGCCGCGCTCCTGACCAACAGCACGGCCGTGCCGGTGAAGTACCGGCTCGTCAACGTGACGCGCACGAACACCACGGCCAACGACCGGAGCTACCGCGCGGGGTaccgggaggaggacgacgagggcATCACCGGCTTCACGCTCGGCCAGGGCGTCGGCCGCATGGTCAGCGAGCTGCTCCGCGCGCACCTCCTCACACTCAGCCTCTCCATCCTGCCGTGGCGCGAGAAGGCACGCTTCGCTGCCGCGCTGCTCCTGTCGATGCGCCAACGAGGGCAGGACAAGCTCGCCGGCAGCAGCTCCGGCGCCTCCGCGTCAATGCCAAACTTCCGCGCGGCGTCGGACCACTTCTGCCTGCCTTCCTCGGGGAAGCCGATGATACTGCGGCTGGGGAAGGGGCTGGGGCTGGGGGAGAGGGAGATGGAGGCGGCGTTGATGACGTTCCACCGGTTCGGGAACCAGTCGGCGGCGTCGCTGTGGTACCAGATGGCGTACCTGGAGGCCAAGGCGCGGGTCCGCAAGGGCGACACGGTGTGGCACCTCGGCATCGGGAGCGGGCTCAAGGCCAACAGCCTCGTGTGGGAGCGTGTCGCAGTCGCCGACGACGTCGCCGCCGGCGGGCTCGACGCGCTGGGCCCGTGGATGGAGTGCATCCACCAGTACCCCCAGTGGGAGGAATAA